In Buchnera aphidicola (Lipaphis pseudobrassicae), a genomic segment contains:
- the bioB gene encoding biotin synthase BioB, whose amino-acid sequence MKKKWTLEATKKLFNKPFFDLIFQAQKEHRKNFNPNTIQISTLLSIKTGSCPEDCKYCPQSSRYKTGLKKEPLLKIETILDAAKKAKSSGSSRFCMGAAWKNPKEKDMPYLEKIIKEVKSMGMETCMTLGTLNASQAKKLSSAGLDFYNHNLDTSSRFYSHIITTRTYQERLKTLDIVRNSGMKICSGGIIGLGEKIEDRMELLMELSNLSIHPESVPINMLVKIPGTPMENNKNIEPFDFIRIIAAARIMMPKSYIRLSAGRKNMNDQTQAMCFMAGANSIFYGCKLLTADNPEEKNDLKLLKQLNLYPEYKHEIIDKKNENYSINQMSKIKKNQYYNAAT is encoded by the coding sequence ATGAAAAAAAAATGGACTCTAGAAGCTACAAAAAAACTTTTTAATAAACCATTTTTTGATCTTATTTTTCAAGCTCAAAAAGAACATAGAAAAAATTTTAACCCAAACACTATACAAATAAGTACGTTGCTTTCAATAAAAACAGGATCTTGTCCAGAGGATTGTAAATATTGTCCACAAAGTTCTAGATATAAGACAGGATTAAAAAAAGAGCCTTTATTAAAAATAGAAACTATTCTTGATGCAGCAAAAAAAGCAAAATCTTCAGGTTCTAGTAGATTTTGTATGGGTGCCGCATGGAAAAATCCAAAAGAAAAAGATATGCCGTATTTAGAAAAAATTATTAAAGAAGTAAAATCAATGGGAATGGAAACTTGCATGACTTTAGGAACTTTAAATGCTTCTCAAGCAAAAAAATTATCTTCTGCAGGTTTAGATTTTTACAATCATAATTTAGATACATCTTCTAGATTTTATAGTCATATCATTACTACTCGTACATATCAAGAAAGATTAAAAACATTAGATATAGTTCGCAATTCTGGTATGAAAATTTGCTCTGGTGGAATTATAGGTTTAGGAGAAAAAATAGAAGATCGTATGGAATTATTAATGGAACTATCTAATTTATCTATTCATCCAGAAAGTGTTCCTATCAATATGCTAGTTAAAATCCCAGGAACACCAATGGAAAACAATAAAAATATAGAACCATTTGATTTCATTCGTATTATTGCGGCTGCTCGTATTATGATGCCCAAATCTTATATTAGATTATCAGCAGGGCGTAAAAACATGAATGATCAAACTCAAGCTATGTGTTTTATGGCTGGAGCTAATTCTATTTTTTATGGTTGTAAACTACTTACTGCAGATAATCCAGAAGAAAAAAATGATTTAAAATTATTAAAACAATTAAATTTGTATCCTGAATATAAGCATGAAATAATAGATAAAAAAAATGAGAATTATTCAATAAATCAAATGTCTAAAATCAAAAAAAATCAATATTATAATGCAGCAACATAA
- the bioD gene encoding dethiobiotin synthase has translation MIKKFFITGTDTNVGKTFVSKILLRKASQIGYNTAGYKPVASGCKKTPLGFFNHDAIILRENSSVILDYQEVNPILFFENAPPHFLSKIYNRNIKMKNLSLGLKKIVKKSNWILIEGAGGWYTPISYQDTFSDWVKKEKLIVIIVIGIKLGCINHAILTEKAILSEKLECRGWIANHTIPEDKYNLYYIQTLQKYMNSPFLGTVPYLQKKNQINFKKIKIILPE, from the coding sequence ATGATTAAAAAATTTTTTATTACTGGAACTGATACAAATGTAGGTAAAACATTTGTAAGTAAAATTTTATTAAGAAAAGCATCTCAAATTGGATATAATACAGCTGGATATAAACCAGTTGCTTCTGGTTGTAAAAAAACACCATTGGGTTTTTTTAATCATGATGCAATTATTTTAAGAGAAAATAGTTCTGTGATATTAGATTATCAAGAAGTAAATCCAATCTTATTTTTTGAAAATGCTCCTCCTCATTTTTTAAGTAAAATTTACAATCGAAATATCAAGATGAAAAATCTTTCTTTAGGTTTAAAAAAAATTGTTAAAAAGAGCAATTGGATATTAATAGAGGGTGCTGGTGGATGGTATACTCCTATATCTTATCAAGATACTTTTTCAGATTGGGTTAAGAAAGAAAAATTAATTGTTATCATTGTTATTGGAATTAAATTAGGATGTATTAATCATGCTATTTTAACTGAAAAAGCTATTCTTTCTGAAAAACTAGAATGTAGAGGTTGGATTGCTAATCATACTATTCCTGAAGATAAATATAATTTATATTACATCCAAACTTTGCAAAAATATATGAATTCTCCATTCTTAGGAACTGTTCCTTACTTACAAAAAAAGAATCAAATAAACTTTAAAAAAATTAAAATTATATTGCCAGAATAA
- the bioA gene encoding adenosylmethionine--8-amino-7-oxononanoate transaminase — protein MNQSDIMFDYKHIWHPYSSMTNPLPCYSVISAKGVYLKLNNGKKIIDGMSSWWSAIHGYNHPILNKALKKQIKKMSHVMFGSITHPAAVALARKLIDLTPKELDCVFFSDSGSVAIEVAMKMLIQYWYSLGQRRKFFLTIRHGYHGDTFAAMSISDPKNSIHKIYNNFLPKHFFSDPPMSSFHDKWNENDLISFQEIIEKNSLKIAGVILEPIVQGVGGMKFYHPIYLKKIKCLCDYYSIPLIFDEIATGFGRTGKLFAFEHANVVPDILCLGKAITGGTITLAATISSSHIAKTISNSKIGCFMHGPTYMGNPLACAAANANIKILQKNKWKIQVSNIEQQLCKDLLPLINHHNVNNVRILGAIGVVECMRLINIALIQKFFVNNGVWIRPFKKLIYIVPPYIIDTKQLSVLTNSIKKALDNASFFL, from the coding sequence ATGAATCAATCTGATATAATGTTTGATTATAAACATATTTGGCATCCTTATTCATCTATGACTAACCCACTTCCTTGCTATTCGGTTATATCTGCTAAAGGAGTGTATTTAAAATTAAATAACGGGAAAAAGATAATAGATGGTATGTCTTCATGGTGGTCTGCAATACATGGTTATAATCATCCTATTTTAAATAAAGCTTTAAAAAAACAGATAAAAAAAATGTCTCATGTTATGTTTGGTAGTATCACACATCCTGCCGCAGTTGCTCTTGCTAGAAAACTAATTGATTTAACACCAAAAGAGTTAGATTGTGTTTTTTTTTCTGATTCTGGTTCAGTTGCTATTGAGGTAGCAATGAAAATGCTAATACAATATTGGTATTCATTAGGTCAAAGAAGAAAATTTTTTTTAACTATTCGTCATGGATATCATGGTGATACTTTTGCTGCAATGTCAATTTCTGATCCTAAAAATTCTATACATAAAATATATAACAACTTTTTACCAAAACACTTTTTTTCTGACCCACCAATGTCTTCTTTTCATGATAAATGGAATGAAAACGATCTTATATCTTTTCAAGAAATAATAGAAAAAAATTCATTAAAAATAGCTGGTGTAATATTAGAACCTATAGTGCAAGGCGTAGGAGGAATGAAATTTTATCACCCTATATATTTAAAAAAAATAAAATGTCTATGTGATTATTATTCTATTCCTTTGATTTTTGATGAAATTGCTACTGGATTTGGACGTACTGGAAAATTATTTGCTTTCGAACATGCTAATGTAGTGCCCGATATATTATGTTTAGGAAAAGCTATTACAGGAGGCACAATAACACTAGCAGCAACAATATCTTCTAGTCATATTGCAAAAACTATTAGTAATAGTAAAATTGGTTGTTTTATGCACGGTCCAACCTATATGGGAAATCCATTAGCATGTGCTGCTGCCAATGCTAATATTAAAATATTGCAAAAAAATAAATGGAAAATACAAGTTTCTAATATTGAACAACAATTATGTAAAGATTTATTACCGCTGATTAATCATCATAATGTAAATAACGTACGAATATTAGGAGCTATTGGTGTAGTAGAATGTATGCGCTTGATTAATATAGCTTTAATACAAAAATTTTTTGTAAATAATGGAGTATGGATTAGACCTTTTAAAAAATTAATTTATATTGTCCCACCTTATATTATTGATACTAAACAATTAAGTGTTTTGACTAACTCTATTAAAAAAGCTTTAGATAATGCTTCATTTTTTTTATAA
- the glyA gene encoding serine hydroxymethyltransferase, with translation MLKNKIMLSKYDPELWYAIEKEKERQENHIELIASENYTSNYVMKVQGSQLTNKYAEGYPGKRYYGGCEHVDIIEQLAINRAKKLFDADYANVQPHSGSQANFAVYTALLNPGDTILGMELSHGGHLTHGSHVNFSGKMYHVVPYGINEHGDIDYEKLLHLTKKYKPKMIIGGFSAYSGICNWKKIREIADEVNAYFVVDMAHVAGLVASGIYPNPIYYAHVVTSTTHKTLAGPRGGLILSKNGNDNLYQKLNLSVFPGAQGGPLMHVIAGKAIAFKEASEPKFKIYQKQIIKNAKIMSNIFLEEGYKIVSGGTHNHLFLIDLSDKKLTGKDADIALGKANITVNKNTIPNDLKSPFITSGIRIGTPAVTRRGFKEKEMYQISHWIISILNNIHDYDNIIKIKNKVLQLCLKYPVYIN, from the coding sequence ATGCTTAAAAATAAAATAATGCTTTCAAAATATGATCCAGAATTATGGTATGCAATAGAAAAAGAAAAAGAAAGACAAGAAAATCATATTGAATTAATTGCATCAGAAAATTATACTAGTAACTATGTTATGAAAGTACAAGGATCACAATTAACTAATAAATATGCAGAAGGATATCCAGGAAAACGCTATTATGGTGGTTGTGAACATGTAGATATAATTGAACAGTTAGCTATTAATCGAGCAAAAAAATTATTTGATGCTGACTATGCTAATGTTCAACCGCATTCTGGTTCGCAAGCTAATTTTGCAGTTTATACAGCGCTACTAAATCCTGGTGATACAATATTAGGAATGGAATTATCACATGGAGGTCATTTGACTCATGGATCACATGTAAATTTTTCAGGAAAAATGTATCATGTAGTTCCATATGGAATTAACGAACATGGTGATATTGATTATGAAAAACTATTACATTTGACTAAAAAATATAAACCGAAAATGATTATTGGTGGATTTTCAGCATATTCTGGAATTTGCAATTGGAAAAAAATACGTGAAATTGCAGATGAAGTAAATGCTTATTTTGTTGTAGATATGGCCCATGTTGCTGGTTTAGTTGCATCAGGAATTTATCCAAATCCAATATATTATGCTCATGTAGTTACAAGTACTACTCATAAAACTTTAGCAGGACCTCGTGGAGGATTAATTTTATCAAAAAACGGAAATGATAATTTGTATCAAAAATTGAATTTATCTGTTTTTCCTGGAGCACAAGGAGGACCACTGATGCACGTAATTGCTGGAAAAGCTATAGCATTTAAAGAAGCATCAGAACCAAAATTTAAAATATATCAAAAACAAATAATAAAAAATGCTAAAATTATGTCTAATATTTTTCTAGAAGAAGGATATAAAATAGTATCTGGTGGTACTCATAATCATTTATTTTTAATTGATTTAAGTGATAAAAAATTAACAGGTAAAGACGCTGATATTGCTTTAGGAAAAGCTAATATAACTGTAAATAAAAACACTATCCCAAATGACTTAAAAAGTCCTTTTATTACCTCAGGAATACGCATTGGAACACCAGCTGTGACTAGAAGAGGATTTAAAGAAAAGGAAATGTATCAAATATCTCATTGGATAATTAGTATTTTAAATAACATTCACGATTATGATAATATTATTAAAATTAAAAACAAAGTGTTACAACTTTGTTTGAAGTATCCTGTTTACATCAACTAA